The following nucleotide sequence is from Calditerrivibrio sp..
TCGTATTCATCAATCAACACCACAATAGATGATCTATATTTCTTGTAGACCTTATTTACCAAATCTACAAACTGCTCCTTTATACCTGTCCCTTTTATGGATAAACCAAACTCTTCAGCCTTTTGAGATAGGTTAAACTCTATAGCCTTTACAAGGATATCTGGATTGTCCAGTGAGATGGTGTTAAAGTCAAATTTAATGACAACGTATTTTTCCCAATCGTAATCAGATTTTTCTATCCATAGCCCCTTGAACAACTCCCTGTTCCCTTTAAAGACCTGCTCCAGTGTGGATACCAGCAAAGACTTACCAAACCTACGGGGGCGGGAGAGGAAATGGTATTTGGATGAGATAAGCAGTTTATAGATATAATACGTCTTATCCACATACAAAAAACCTTCGTTTATGAGGTTGGCAATATTGGATTCACCTATGGGTAATCTTTTCTTCATGGCTATATTATATCAATAGTTTTTTAGTATGCAATATTTTGTTTTAGATGGGATTAATTGATCATGAACATATATGTTTTTTTGAGCCAAAGATTATCACATATTTTTACCGTATAGTTGTTTTCTGGCAGCTCCTCATTGGTCCGATTTAAAGCAAATCACTTTGGTTGAGTTTTCATAATTGTTGCTATGTCATGCCTTTGTAGTTAGTATCTGGATTATGGTGATACCATCTATTTTCTCAAAGTTAGATAAACCTTTAATAGGACAAATTTGTAATTGCAAAACTTTCATTGACAGGTACTTGTACATGTTTTATGCTATAAATGATCGATGTTTAATAAAATTGTAGGAGGTATATGGATGAAAATCATCATTTTATCTGGGGGTGGAGGTACGAGGCTGTTTCCGCTCTCAAGGGAGAGATTTCCTAAACAGTTTTTACCTCTTTTCGATGGTGAAAGTCTGCTTCAAAAAACTGTAAAAAGATCATTGAAATCAGTAGATGTAAAAGATATAATTATACTTACCAATAAAGATCATATATTTCATATCAAAAATCAACTCAAAGAGTTTACCTCTGAAAACGATATCCCAATTCTCCTCGAGCCTGTAAGGAGAAATACAGCACCTGCTATTGCTCTTGGTGTGTTGTACCTAATTGAAAAAGATAAGGTATCGATGGATGAGCCTATTCTTGTTTTACCATCTGATCACCTTATTACTCCTGATGATAAGTTTTTGCTTTATGTTAACTCTGCTGCCGATATTGCTGCTCAGGGTTATATTGCTACGTTTGGTATAAAACCATCAAAACCCGAAACTGGTTATGGATATATCGAAATAGATTCGAATATTAGAATTGGTGAAGGCTTCAGGATAGAGAGATTTCATGAAAAGCCTTCCTTTGATAGAGCCATAGAATATTTACATTCTGGGAAACATTTTTGGAATAGTGGAATGTTTTGCTTTACTGCGAAAGTCTTTCTGGAAGAGTTAAAGCTATACAGTTCTGAGATATATGAAAAGGTAAATCAACTGTCCTATGAAGAGGTGTTGGAAAATTTTTCTGAAATGCCTGATATATCTATTGATTATGCAATAATGGAAAAGACAGAAAAAGCCGCAGTGTTACCTATGGATATTGAGTGGTCTGATGTTGGTTCGTTTGAAGCGTTGTATGATGTTTTAAAGAAGGATCATTCTGGTAATGCAGTAAAAGGAACTGTTTCAAATATCTCTTCAAAAAATAATCTAATCATTGCCGATAGCAGGCATGTTTTTACCATTGGTGTTGAAGATCTAATCGTAGTTGAGACAGATGATACTGTTTTGATAGCTAAAAAAGGGGAAGGTCAAAGGGTAAAAGACTTGGTAAATCACCTGAAAAAGGGGGCAACAACTAAAGTCTTGACAGAGATACATACCACCGATTACAGACCGTGGGGGAAGTTTACCCTGCTCGATGAAGAGGATCGGTTCAAGATTAAAAGGATAACCGTTAGTCCCAATGAAAGTCTAAGCCTACAAATGCATTACCATAGAAGCGAACACTGGATTGTGGTTAAAGGGACTGCTTTGGTCGTATTTGAGGATGAAGAGGGTCAGTTAAAGGAGAAATTTGTGCGGGAAAATGAGAGCTTATATATACCTAAGACAATGAAACACAGGCTGATAAATCCCGGCAAAGTACCCCTTGAGATTATTGAGGTACAGGTGGGTGAATATGTGGGTGAGGATGATATCGTGAGGTTTGAGGATAGATATAAAAGAAATTAGATAAGAATATCTAACCTTGAATTTGTATGGATATGTTTGAATATTGCTGAAAATCCCTGTAAAATTATAATATGGAAAAGAGAATGAAAAAGCTTCCGATAGGTATTCAGAGCTTTGAAGAGATCCGTAAAGATAGCTATTATTATGTTGATAAGACCCTATTTGTAGATAAGCTTGTAAATGAAGGCAAATACTATTTCCTCTCCCGTCCCCGTAGGTTTGGTAAGTCTCTGTTTTTAGATACCCTAAAGCAGACATTTTTAGGTAAGAAGGAGCTGTTTGAGGGGCTTTACCTGTGTGATAAATGGGATTGGGGTGTGAGCTATCCTGTGGTGCATATAGATTTTGGAGGAGGGGTGGCAAAGGATGAGAGCGATCTTTTACGATGGATAGTCCAACAGATGGAGTTTAACTATCTTCAACTTGGACTCAATTTTTCTTATAGTGAAGATGTAAGGTATCTTTTTAATAAGCTAATCATAGAGGCACATAAAAAGTACAATCAGAAAGTCGTCGTTCTGATAGATGAGTATGACAAGCCGATCCTTGACAGACTTGATAACAAAGATGAGGCGGTGAGGATAAGGGAGGTGCTAAAGAATTTTTATAGTGTCATAAAGCCCCTTGATGCCTATGTGAAGTTTGTGTTTATCACTGGAGTGAGTAAGTTTTCGAAGGTGTCGTTGTTTTCTGGGTTAAATCAATTAAATGATATCACCCTTGATGAGGGCTATGGTACGATATGTGGATATACAGAAGGTGAGCTTAATAGTGTATTTGAAAAGGAGCTTATAGGTGAGGATATAGATGCAATAAGGTCTTGGTATAATGGGTATAGTTTTTTAGGTGAGTCTGTATATAATCCCTTTGATATTTTACTATATTTATCAAAGCGTAAATTTCATCCCTACTGGTTTGAGACAGGTACGCCAACATTTTTAATAAAGCTGTTGGTGGAAAAGGGATTTGATATGTCAAAACTTGAGAAGCTGGTAGCTATGGATAGCCTTATAGGTAGCTTTGATGTGGACTTTATAGAGCCAGAGAATCTCTTATTTCAGACTGGCTATCTTACAATAAAGGGGTATGAACAGATCCCAACGGGTAGTATATATTATCTTGGTTATCCCAACAAAGAGGTGAAGGTATCTCTAAATAGGTATATAACTGGCTATCTGACCCAGAGGCAAGTGGAATCGGGTAGGTTGTA
It contains:
- a CDS encoding AAA family ATPase, which codes for MKKRLPIGESNIANLINEGFLYVDKTYYIYKLLISSKYHFLSRPRRFGKSLLVSTLEQVFKGNRELFKGLWIEKSDYDWEKYVVIKFDFNTISLDNPDILVKAIEFNLSQKAEEFGLSIKGTGIKEQFVDLVNKVYKKYRSSIVVLIDEYDKPIITHLGLGEDRLEIAKGNRDILKSFYGTLKGADVIEKLRFVLLTGVSKFSKTGVFSELNNLFDLTMDSNYSAMLGITDEE
- a CDS encoding ATP-binding protein, which encodes MKKLPIGIQSFEEIRKDSYYYVDKTLFVDKLVNEGKYYFLSRPRRFGKSLFLDTLKQTFLGKKELFEGLYLCDKWDWGVSYPVVHIDFGGGVAKDESDLLRWIVQQMEFNYLQLGLNFSYSEDVRYLFNKLIIEAHKKYNQKVVVLIDEYDKPILDRLDNKDEAVRIREVLKNFYSVIKPLDAYVKFVFITGVSKFSKVSLFSGLNQLNDITLDEGYGTICGYTEGELNSVFEKELIGEDIDAIRSWYNGYSFLGESVYNPFDILLYLSKRKFHPYWFETGTPTFLIKLLVEKGFDMSKLEKLVAMDSLIGSFDVDFIEPENLLFQTGYLTIKGYEQIPTGSIYYLGYPNKEVKVSLNRYITGYLTQRQVESGRLYNELYDLFKRGDVGRIEGVIRALFSSIPYEWYRSNEISSYEGYYASVVYSFLSGAGFDMVAEDYTSKGRIDLTIMYDNRCYIIEFKVLELDGGGSALSQIKSKGYASKYVGRFDEIYLVGMSFSREEKNLIEFEWEKC
- a CDS encoding mannose-1-phosphate guanylyltransferase/mannose-6-phosphate isomerase, coding for MKIIILSGGGGTRLFPLSRERFPKQFLPLFDGESLLQKTVKRSLKSVDVKDIIILTNKDHIFHIKNQLKEFTSENDIPILLEPVRRNTAPAIALGVLYLIEKDKVSMDEPILVLPSDHLITPDDKFLLYVNSAADIAAQGYIATFGIKPSKPETGYGYIEIDSNIRIGEGFRIERFHEKPSFDRAIEYLHSGKHFWNSGMFCFTAKVFLEELKLYSSEIYEKVNQLSYEEVLENFSEMPDISIDYAIMEKTEKAAVLPMDIEWSDVGSFEALYDVLKKDHSGNAVKGTVSNISSKNNLIIADSRHVFTIGVEDLIVVETDDTVLIAKKGEGQRVKDLVNHLKKGATTKVLTEIHTTDYRPWGKFTLLDEEDRFKIKRITVSPNESLSLQMHYHRSEHWIVVKGTALVVFEDEEGQLKEKFVRENESLYIPKTMKHRLINPGKVPLEIIEVQVGEYVGEDDIVRFEDRYKRN